A window from Frischella perrara encodes these proteins:
- a CDS encoding FeoA family protein: MVTAVSTLNQLAYGKEAVITHLLPESSPFRRKLLAMGITPGCKVSLVRVAPFGDPLEIKIRGFFLCLRRKEAATIAIKEIAE, from the coding sequence ATGGTTACGGCCGTATCAACTCTTAATCAGCTTGCTTATGGTAAGGAAGCTGTAATCACCCATTTACTTCCTGAATCATCCCCTTTCCGACGCAAATTGTTAGCAATGGGGATTACACCAGGATGTAAAGTTTCGTTAGTCCGTGTTGCACCATTTGGTGATCCATTAGAGATCAAAATACGCGGTTTTTTTCTCTGTTTACGACGAAAAGAAGCTGCAACCATAGCTATTAAGGAAATTGCCGAATGA
- the glnE gene encoding bifunctional [glutamate--ammonia ligase]-adenylyl-L-tyrosine phosphorylase/[glutamate--ammonia-ligase] adenylyltransferase codes for MSCLVTQKQNVVNKLVNCDQNLVNHYLDILWQSDFLVESFSRFPNWLVDIHNNPPSPTDYQNYATWLKQLITTVSSEEQLMSVLRQFRRKMLVIINWSQISCTSSTEETLKQLSTLAEVIIIAARDWLYQLSCKEWGTPCDHEGHPQPLIILGMGKLGGGELNFSSDIDLIFTYPQHGMTIGGRRELDNSIFFTRLGQRLIKALDQITQDGFVYRVDMRLRPLGEGGPLVISFSSMEDYYQEQGRDWERYAMVKAKVLGVQQEPYAQELYKMLKPFIYRRYIDFSVLQSLRNMKGMIEREVRRRGLKNNIKLGAGGIREIEFIVQVFQLIRGGRVVALQTRSLLDALKVIEHERLLTTDEVNTLQHNYLFLRRCENLLQAINDEQTQTLPDDDLNQTRIAIGMGFTNWSNFEQELTERLSANRIIFNDLIGSDENEHSQNVKSLKFNELWDIDLVAEDIKTVLPNLANDEAYNALYQLIVQFRKDIGKRTIGVRGRDILDQLMPNVFALVCQDSKWLTILPRILQILVNIVSRTTYLELLVEYPNALKQLIRLCAASPMISDQLMRYPILLDELIDLNSLYQTVALNEYKSELYQYLLRVPTDDEEQQLEALRQFKQMQLLHIAAADVEQVLPTMKVSDHLTYLAEAMLDFVVQIAWNQMIQRYGRPDYLQDDNQKGLLVVGYGKLGGLELGYGSDLDLVFLHDCPAESMTTGSKIIDSRQFYLRLVQRIIYLFNIRTNSGILYEVDVRLRPQGDAGLLACTLSAFADYQNNDAWTWEHQALVRTRVVYGEAQLKAKFDSIRHQVLTKKREQQKLKDDVREMREKMRAHLSQPDGKFNIKVDEGGIGDIEFISQYLVLNYASTQPKMTKWSDNVRILALAAQLGIMPKDEAEKLTQIYIMMRNEIHRLSLQLLSANVVEEEFQQQREYVNNSWKKWLI; via the coding sequence ATGTCTTGTTTAGTCACACAGAAACAAAACGTTGTAAATAAGTTGGTCAATTGTGATCAAAATCTGGTTAATCATTACCTTGATATTTTATGGCAAAGTGATTTTTTAGTGGAATCATTTTCTCGTTTTCCCAACTGGTTAGTTGATATACATAATAACCCGCCATCACCAACAGATTACCAAAATTATGCCACTTGGCTTAAGCAATTAATTACGACGGTAAGTAGTGAAGAGCAATTAATGAGTGTTTTACGGCAGTTTAGACGTAAAATGTTAGTCATAATTAATTGGTCACAGATTAGTTGTACTAGCTCAACCGAAGAAACATTAAAACAATTAAGTACGTTAGCTGAAGTGATCATTATTGCTGCACGAGATTGGTTGTATCAACTGAGTTGCAAAGAGTGGGGGACACCGTGTGATCATGAAGGCCATCCACAGCCATTAATTATTTTAGGAATGGGTAAACTCGGTGGTGGTGAACTAAATTTCTCATCAGATATCGATCTGATATTTACTTATCCTCAACATGGAATGACAATCGGAGGTCGAAGAGAATTAGATAATTCAATTTTCTTTACCCGCCTTGGACAAAGGTTAATTAAAGCGCTTGACCAAATTACTCAAGATGGGTTCGTCTATCGAGTTGATATGCGTTTGCGCCCTCTGGGGGAAGGTGGACCACTTGTTATAAGTTTTTCATCAATGGAAGATTATTATCAAGAGCAGGGGCGAGATTGGGAACGCTATGCGATGGTGAAAGCAAAAGTGTTAGGTGTTCAACAAGAACCTTATGCGCAAGAACTCTATAAAATGTTAAAACCCTTTATCTATCGGCGCTATATTGATTTTAGTGTATTGCAATCTTTACGAAATATGAAAGGGATGATTGAGCGAGAAGTACGACGGCGCGGTTTAAAAAATAATATTAAATTAGGGGCGGGAGGCATTCGTGAAATTGAGTTCATTGTACAAGTATTTCAACTTATTCGAGGTGGGCGTGTGGTGGCTTTGCAAACACGTTCCCTACTTGACGCATTAAAAGTTATTGAACATGAAAGGCTTTTAACGACTGATGAAGTCAACACATTACAACATAATTATTTGTTTTTAAGGCGTTGTGAGAATCTATTGCAAGCAATTAATGATGAACAGACTCAAACGCTTCCAGACGATGATCTTAATCAAACACGTATAGCAATAGGAATGGGATTTACGAACTGGAGCAATTTTGAGCAGGAACTCACTGAACGTTTATCCGCAAATCGTATTATTTTTAATGATTTAATCGGCAGTGATGAGAATGAGCATTCACAGAATGTAAAAAGTTTAAAATTTAATGAATTATGGGACATTGATCTAGTAGCGGAGGATATCAAAACTGTTCTGCCTAATTTAGCTAATGATGAAGCATATAACGCTTTATATCAGCTCATTGTACAATTTAGAAAGGATATTGGTAAGCGTACCATTGGAGTAAGAGGTCGAGATATTTTAGACCAACTTATGCCAAATGTTTTTGCTCTAGTGTGTCAAGATTCCAAATGGCTTACGATTTTACCGAGAATATTACAAATTTTAGTTAATATTGTTAGTCGTACCACTTACTTAGAGTTGCTAGTTGAATATCCCAATGCCTTGAAACAATTGATTCGTTTATGTGCAGCATCACCTATGATCAGTGATCAACTTATGCGTTATCCAATTTTGCTTGACGAACTGATTGACCTGAATTCACTTTATCAAACAGTGGCGCTCAATGAATATAAAAGTGAGCTATATCAATATCTATTACGTGTCCCGACAGATGATGAAGAGCAGCAGCTTGAGGCGTTACGTCAGTTTAAGCAAATGCAGTTATTACACATTGCTGCAGCTGATGTTGAACAAGTATTACCTACCATGAAAGTGAGTGATCACTTGACTTATCTAGCGGAGGCAATGCTAGATTTTGTTGTACAAATTGCTTGGAATCAGATGATACAGCGTTATGGTCGTCCAGATTATTTACAAGATGATAATCAAAAAGGGTTGTTAGTGGTAGGTTATGGTAAATTAGGTGGATTAGAATTAGGTTATGGTTCTGATCTTGATCTGGTTTTTTTGCATGATTGCCCTGCCGAAAGTATGACTACGGGTTCTAAGATTATTGATAGTCGTCAATTCTATTTAAGGCTGGTTCAAAGGATTATTTATCTCTTTAATATTCGCACTAATTCTGGCATTTTATATGAGGTTGATGTTCGTTTACGTCCACAAGGAGACGCTGGATTACTTGCTTGTACATTATCTGCTTTTGCCGATTATCAAAATAACGATGCTTGGACATGGGAGCATCAGGCTTTAGTTAGAACCCGAGTAGTTTATGGCGAAGCGCAACTAAAAGCAAAATTTGACTCAATTCGTCACCAAGTCTTAACCAAAAAGCGTGAACAACAGAAATTAAAAGATGATGTTCGTGAAATGCGTGAAAAAATGCGAGCACATTTAAGCCAACCAGATGGAAAATTTAATATAAAAGTCGATGAAGGTGGTATTGGTGATATTGAGTTTATTTCCCAATATCTAGTACTGAATTATGCCTCCACGCAACCTAAGATGACGAAATGGAGCGATAATGTAAGAATTCTTGCCTTAGCTGCTCAACTAGGTATTATGCCTAAAGATGAAGCTGAAAAATTGACACAAATCTATATCATGATGCGTAATGAAATTCATCGTCTATCATTACAATTATTGTCAGCCAATGTTGTTGAAGAGGAATTTCAACAACAAAGAGAATATGTAAATAACAGTTGGAAAAAATGGTTAATTTAA
- a CDS encoding inorganic triphosphatase yields MSNEIELKFEIDQSSIESISHFFDSLTILERTNYQLENIYYDTPDSYLKSHRISIRVRSKQIEQQAKQYEMTLKSAGLAVAGLHQRLEYNVDLTNEQIDLTLFPRLALPKDADITWLTKQLIAQFTTHFTRHVWLVSVNQSEIEIALDMGSIAVTKNKQIPIQEIELELKSGNQNDLIELALQVTRFKSHLFSQSKASRGYQLLKGSKINKIDNLDIDIENLKSTLAKLLQFWQTNEEYALIHDDLDFYQNTLFEVKTSLAKIIAALTNKESSNLLISSYQIWSQQCNHIEQIKTFAFSESNNKLKLLLMRVMLTNELDGNNY; encoded by the coding sequence ATGAGTAATGAGATTGAGTTAAAATTTGAAATTGATCAATCATCGATCGAGTCTATAAGTCATTTTTTTGACTCTTTAACAATTTTAGAACGAACAAATTATCAATTAGAAAATATCTACTATGACACGCCGGATAGTTATTTAAAATCGCATCGTATAAGCATCAGAGTTCGTTCCAAACAAATTGAACAACAAGCTAAGCAATATGAAATGACTTTAAAATCTGCTGGTTTAGCCGTTGCGGGTTTACATCAACGGTTGGAATATAATGTCGATTTAACCAATGAACAGATTGATTTGACTCTTTTCCCTCGCCTAGCTTTGCCTAAAGATGCTGATATAACTTGGTTAACAAAGCAGTTAATAGCACAGTTTACTACTCATTTTACGCGACATGTCTGGTTGGTTAGCGTTAATCAAAGTGAGATAGAAATTGCTTTAGACATGGGATCCATTGCAGTTACCAAGAATAAACAGATACCAATACAAGAAATTGAACTTGAATTAAAATCAGGAAATCAAAACGATTTAATCGAATTGGCACTCCAAGTGACGCGATTTAAAAGTCATTTATTTTCCCAAAGTAAAGCATCTCGTGGATATCAGTTATTAAAAGGTTCTAAGATAAATAAAATAGATAATTTAGATATTGATATCGAAAACTTGAAATCTACATTAGCCAAGTTGTTACAATTTTGGCAAACGAACGAGGAATATGCCCTTATTCATGATGATCTCGATTTTTATCAAAATACATTATTTGAAGTTAAAACTAGTTTGGCCAAAATTATCGCAGCCCTTACTAATAAAGAATCTTCAAATTTGTTAATTTCTAGTTATCAAATATGGTCACAGCAGTGTAATCATATAGAACAAATTAAAACGTTTGCTTTCAGTGAAAGTAATAATAAATTGAAATTATTATTAATGCGGGTAATGTTAACGAATGAATTGGATGGTAACAATTATTAA
- the glyA gene encoding serine hydroxymethyltransferase, whose product MFNKQMTIADYDQDLWDAIECENRRQEEHIELIASENYTSPRVMQAQGTQLTNKYAEGYPGKRYYGGCEYVDTVEQLAIDRAKQLFGADFANVQPHSGSQANFAVYSALLQPGDTVLGMNLSEGGHLTHGAPVSFSGKLYHIVAYGVDETGHIDYDEMAKIAQENQPKMIIGGFSAYSGIVDWKRMREIADSVGAYLFVDMAHVAGLVAAGVYPNPIPHAHVVTTTTHKTLGGPRGGLILAKNGDEDLYKKLNSAVFPGAQGGPLMHVIAAKAVALKEAMEPEYKLYQQQVVKNAKTMVDAIIKRGYKVVSGETQNHLFLIDLVDKNITGKEADAALGRANITVNKNSVPKDPKSPFITSGIRLGTPAMTRRGFKEGEAKQLANWICDVLDHINDAEVIDKVKAQVIELCQRFPVYEK is encoded by the coding sequence ATGTTTAATAAGCAAATGACAATAGCGGATTATGACCAAGATTTATGGGATGCAATTGAGTGTGAAAACAGACGTCAAGAAGAACACATCGAATTAATTGCATCTGAAAATTACACTAGTCCTCGCGTTATGCAAGCACAAGGGACACAACTTACCAATAAATATGCCGAGGGTTATCCAGGTAAACGTTATTATGGTGGTTGTGAATATGTTGATACAGTTGAACAATTGGCTATCGATCGTGCTAAACAACTTTTTGGGGCAGATTTTGCAAATGTGCAACCTCATTCTGGTTCCCAAGCAAATTTTGCTGTTTATTCCGCTCTTTTACAACCGGGTGATACAGTATTAGGCATGAATTTATCAGAAGGTGGACATTTAACTCACGGTGCACCGGTCAGTTTTTCTGGTAAGCTCTATCATATTGTTGCTTATGGTGTCGATGAAACGGGACATATAGACTACGACGAAATGGCAAAAATTGCGCAAGAAAATCAACCTAAAATGATCATTGGTGGATTTTCTGCTTATTCTGGAATTGTCGATTGGAAAAGAATGCGCGAAATAGCTGACAGTGTAGGGGCTTATTTATTTGTTGATATGGCACATGTTGCAGGATTAGTTGCAGCAGGTGTTTATCCAAACCCGATTCCACACGCACACGTAGTAACAACGACTACACATAAAACATTGGGCGGACCACGAGGTGGGTTAATTCTTGCTAAAAATGGTGATGAAGACTTATATAAAAAATTAAATTCCGCTGTGTTTCCAGGTGCACAAGGTGGACCTTTAATGCACGTTATTGCTGCAAAAGCGGTTGCTTTAAAAGAAGCAATGGAACCTGAATATAAGTTATATCAGCAACAAGTTGTTAAAAATGCTAAAACGATGGTGGATGCAATCATCAAGCGAGGTTATAAAGTAGTTTCCGGAGAAACACAAAATCACTTATTTTTAATTGATTTAGTTGATAAAAATATAACTGGTAAAGAGGCTGATGCAGCTTTAGGGCGTGCTAATATTACAGTGAATAAAAACAGTGTGCCAAAAGATCCGAAAAGCCCATTTATTACATCCGGTATACGGTTAGGTACACCAGCGATGACCCGCAGAGGCTTTAAAGAAGGCGAAGCAAAACAGCTTGCTAATTGGATATGTGATGTTTTAGATCATATTAATGATGCTGAAGTGATTGATAAGGTTAAAGCTCAAGTTATTGAACTTTGTCAACGTTTCCCTGTGTATGAAAAATAA
- a CDS encoding SLC13 family permease, which translates to MKINKLVAITLACTVLLIIRFALPDIDGLSVQAKSTLAIAAFSIIIWISAALEDVISGFVVLLLLCLFHATTVQGALIGYANSALWLIVVGFIMATSMDKSGLSKRIALILLNYSGGKVLRIYWSIATVMLVLTFLVPSITARVLLMLPIVMGIAKAFNCKPNESNAIKAMLLIVSICGTMMSMAVITAHAANPITAGLIEKNLDISISWTLWFQVAGLPALSLAIISIVLISLMWRPESLNAHDAKTYIQQEIKTLGKLTAKEIYTLIIFSLTLLLWATDAIHNTPILIVGLASSIALLWPHYGAITWKEAQSHIPWSIFILYGAGLSMGMALVNTGAAKWIASLAFSPLAGLSIEWQLVAIIWFITALQLIFTGGGPKTTALMPIVITFAMHNHTNSLIFSIIIGMNMLHQYILPVNNMPNMIILGSGYIKAREMIITGLIMSFVSASFMSVMVFTYWQWFL; encoded by the coding sequence ATGAAAATAAATAAACTTGTTGCTATCACATTAGCCTGTACAGTGCTATTAATTATTCGCTTTGCTTTACCTGATATAGATGGCTTATCTGTTCAGGCAAAATCAACATTAGCTATTGCCGCATTTTCCATAATAATCTGGATCTCTGCTGCACTGGAAGATGTAATAAGTGGTTTTGTGGTTTTGCTATTATTATGCTTATTTCACGCTACTACCGTGCAAGGTGCATTAATTGGTTATGCGAATTCGGCTTTATGGTTAATTGTGGTTGGATTTATTATGGCGACGTCGATGGATAAAAGTGGTTTATCTAAGCGAATTGCCTTAATTTTACTGAATTATTCGGGAGGGAAGGTATTACGTATCTATTGGTCAATTGCTACCGTTATGTTAGTACTGACCTTTTTAGTACCATCCATTACCGCTAGAGTTTTGTTAATGTTACCCATTGTTATGGGAATTGCAAAAGCGTTTAATTGTAAACCGAATGAAAGTAATGCAATTAAAGCCATGTTATTAATTGTTTCTATTTGTGGCACCATGATGAGTATGGCAGTGATTACAGCGCATGCTGCCAATCCTATTACCGCTGGGCTTATTGAAAAAAATCTGGATATAAGTATTAGTTGGACACTGTGGTTTCAAGTCGCTGGTTTACCGGCTTTATCTTTAGCTATTATTTCCATTGTTTTAATTAGTCTAATGTGGCGACCTGAATCTCTTAATGCACATGATGCCAAAACCTATATTCAACAAGAGATTAAAACACTCGGAAAACTTACCGCCAAAGAGATTTATACCTTAATTATATTTTCACTAACATTATTATTATGGGCAACAGATGCCATTCATAATACGCCAATATTAATTGTCGGTCTTGCTAGTAGCATCGCCTTATTATGGCCACATTATGGAGCCATAACTTGGAAAGAAGCCCAATCACATATTCCTTGGAGCATATTTATCCTTTATGGAGCTGGATTATCTATGGGTATGGCACTTGTCAATACCGGTGCTGCAAAATGGATTGCTAGTCTGGCATTTTCCCCTTTAGCTGGTCTATCTATTGAATGGCAATTAGTGGCGATTATTTGGTTTATAACAGCGCTTCAACTGATATTTACCGGTGGAGGACCGAAAACGACAGCACTTATGCCAATCGTTATTACTTTCGCAATGCATAACCATACTAACTCTCTTATTTTTAGTATTATTATTGGTATGAATATGTTACATCAATATATTTTACCTGTTAATAATATGCCAAATATGATAATTCTGGGAAGCGGTTATATCAAAGCACGTGAAATGATTATTACTGGATTGATCATGAGTTTTGTTTCTGCCTCTTTCATGAGTGTAATGGTCTTTACGTATTGGCAGTGGTTTCTTTAA
- a CDS encoding YhdT family protein, producing MALSVVMIDKRYLQANKEARLSFYITVLYMVCWILSAYFLHNQQGIFGFPAWFEVSCLFTPIGFIIICYFVVKTQFKNISLENQQLDSPSEE from the coding sequence ATGGCATTGTCAGTAGTTATGATAGATAAACGTTATTTGCAAGCAAACAAAGAAGCTCGATTATCATTCTACATTACCGTTCTTTATATGGTATGTTGGATATTATCTGCCTACTTTTTACATAATCAACAAGGCATATTTGGATTTCCAGCATGGTTTGAAGTTTCCTGCCTTTTTACACCCATTGGTTTTATTATTATTTGTTATTTCGTCGTCAAAACTCAATTTAAAAACATATCACTTGAAAACCAACAATTAGATTCACCATCTGAAGAGTAA
- the panF gene encoding sodium/pantothenate symporter — protein MNTDIIIPLVLYLVLVFAISGYAYFKRKKSDQFSDYFIGNRTMGGFLLAMTLAATYISASSFIGGPGAAYKFGLGWVLLAMIQVPTVLLSLGILGKKFAILARKYNAITLSDMLYAHYRSRIIVWLASIAIVVAFVGALTVQFIGGARLLESSVGISYYHGLLIFGIGTVIYTAFGGFRAGILNDAFQGMVMIIGAILLLVAVIYTGGGIHHMMDTISHIDPALLTPQGPDNFMDFPFMTSFWILVCFGVVGLPHTAVRCMAYKDSKAVHRGIILGTIIVTVIMFTMHLSGALGRAILPDLTIPDQVVPNLIVQVLPPIVAGIFLAAPLAAIMSTINAQLLQVSSVLIKDLFLSIKPEAKKYDKALTRLSVLITFIFGALLIFAAWNPPNMVIWLNLLAFGGLEAVFLWPLVLGLYWKNANACGALSSMLAGAGCYIYLISYNIKIFDFQPIVPTLLLGLIVFIIANHFGKTLQNRD, from the coding sequence ATGAATACCGATATAATTATACCATTGGTACTTTATTTAGTATTGGTGTTTGCCATTTCTGGTTACGCCTACTTTAAACGCAAAAAAAGTGATCAGTTTAGCGATTATTTTATTGGTAATCGTACCATGGGCGGCTTTTTACTCGCCATGACTCTAGCTGCAACTTACATTAGTGCAAGCTCATTTATCGGCGGTCCTGGTGCTGCTTATAAATTTGGCTTAGGTTGGGTACTACTTGCCATGATCCAAGTACCTACCGTGTTATTATCACTTGGTATCTTAGGTAAGAAATTTGCCATATTAGCTCGTAAATATAATGCTATTACCCTAAGTGATATGCTCTATGCACACTATCGAAGTCGTATAATCGTTTGGCTAGCAAGTATTGCTATCGTGGTGGCATTTGTTGGTGCGTTGACTGTGCAATTTATTGGCGGTGCGCGGTTGTTAGAATCTTCAGTCGGCATTTCCTATTATCATGGGCTACTAATATTTGGTATTGGTACGGTTATTTATACTGCTTTCGGTGGATTTAGAGCAGGTATACTTAATGATGCATTCCAAGGCATGGTCATGATAATAGGAGCCATTTTATTACTTGTCGCGGTAATTTATACCGGTGGAGGAATCCACCACATGATGGATACAATTAGTCATATAGATCCTGCATTATTAACTCCTCAGGGTCCAGATAATTTTATGGACTTCCCATTTATGACTTCATTTTGGATTTTAGTCTGTTTCGGTGTCGTCGGTTTACCCCATACAGCGGTACGTTGCATGGCTTATAAAGACAGTAAAGCCGTTCATCGTGGCATTATATTAGGTACGATTATCGTCACGGTTATCATGTTTACAATGCACTTATCTGGTGCTTTAGGACGAGCAATATTGCCTGATTTAACCATTCCTGATCAAGTAGTCCCTAATTTGATTGTTCAAGTATTACCACCCATTGTGGCTGGTATTTTTCTAGCTGCACCATTAGCCGCTATTATGTCAACAATTAATGCTCAATTATTACAAGTTTCATCAGTATTAATTAAAGATCTATTTTTATCCATCAAACCTGAAGCTAAAAAATACGATAAAGCCCTTACCCGATTATCCGTTTTAATCACCTTTATTTTTGGTGCATTATTAATATTCGCTGCTTGGAATCCTCCTAATATGGTAATTTGGTTAAACCTTTTAGCATTTGGAGGCTTGGAGGCCGTATTTTTATGGCCATTAGTATTAGGTTTATATTGGAAAAACGCTAACGCATGTGGTGCGCTATCTTCTATGCTAGCAGGTGCTGGTTGTTATATCTATTTAATAAGCTACAACATTAAGATTTTTGATTTTCAGCCCATTGTACCTACGTTACTGTTGGGACTGATTGTCTTTATTATTGCTAATCACTTTGGCAAAACACTTCAAAATAGGGATTAA
- the prmA gene encoding 50S ribosomal protein L11 methyltransferase, with protein sequence MPWIQLKINTTNQYAEQFSDLLEESGAVSVTFQDTYDNPVFEPLPGETRLWGNTDVIGLYDADIDTHQLISMLQASPLFSDEITYKIEQLEDKDWEREWMDNFHPMKFGQKLWICPSWREVPDPNAVNVMLDPGLAFGTGTHPTTSLCLQWLDSLDLKDKTVIDYGCGSGILAIAALKLGAKSVIGVDIDPQALQASRDNAERNHVSEQLSLFLAKDLPANLEADIVVANILAGPLKELEPNIEILVKPNGLVGLSGILATQADSVYQAYQADFQLDPIVTLDEWCRITGRKSQSK encoded by the coding sequence ATGCCTTGGATTCAATTAAAAATTAATACAACTAATCAATATGCAGAACAATTTAGTGATTTATTAGAAGAGAGTGGTGCTGTATCAGTTACCTTCCAAGATACTTATGATAATCCCGTGTTTGAACCATTGCCTGGCGAAACACGATTATGGGGAAATACAGATGTAATTGGTTTATATGATGCAGACATTGATACACATCAATTAATCAGCATGTTGCAAGCATCCCCACTTTTTTCAGATGAAATAACTTATAAAATAGAGCAATTAGAAGACAAAGATTGGGAACGCGAGTGGATGGATAATTTTCACCCAATGAAATTTGGTCAAAAACTTTGGATTTGTCCAAGTTGGCGTGAAGTTCCTGATCCTAATGCTGTTAATGTGATGCTCGATCCGGGCCTAGCCTTCGGAACCGGTACTCACCCTACAACTTCTCTATGCTTACAATGGCTAGATAGCTTGGATCTTAAAGATAAAACGGTAATTGATTATGGCTGTGGTTCAGGAATATTGGCTATTGCAGCATTAAAACTCGGTGCAAAATCTGTTATTGGTGTTGATATTGATCCACAGGCATTACAGGCTAGTCGTGATAATGCCGAGCGTAATCATGTTAGTGAACAGTTATCTCTTTTTTTAGCCAAAGATTTACCTGCAAATCTAGAAGCTGATATCGTAGTCGCTAACATCTTAGCAGGTCCACTTAAGGAACTTGAGCCAAATATTGAAATTTTGGTCAAACCTAATGGATTGGTAGGATTATCTGGTATTTTGGCGACTCAAGCAGACAGTGTTTATCAAGCCTACCAAGCAGACTTTCAGCTTGATCCGATTGTTACATTAGATGAATGGTGCCGAATTACGGGTAGGAAAAGCCAATCTAAATAA
- the fdhD gene encoding formate dehydrogenase accessory sulfurtransferase FdhD, with product MKVENTVIVDKFNKDIILPPQTDIVAAEVPVALVYNGISHVVMMATPKDLIHFAIGFSLTEGIIENVSEIYGIDIDYNEKGITLNIELASRRFMLLKERRRSLAGRTGCGICGTEQLNQIYQTLKTLPFSNQIKLNDFQYSLPLLKQIQIVGEQTGCTHAAVWLDLKGQFIAGFEDIGRHVALDKLLGFRAKQTQQQGVILVSSRASYEMVQKAAKCGVEFLFAVSAATSLAITTAQQCQLTLVGFFRGDSGVIYSGQQRIIS from the coding sequence ATGAAAGTAGAAAATACAGTAATTGTTGATAAATTTAATAAAGATATCATTTTACCGCCCCAAACTGATATTGTTGCAGCAGAAGTTCCCGTGGCCCTAGTTTATAATGGTATTTCCCATGTAGTAATGATGGCAACCCCAAAAGATTTGATTCATTTTGCGATTGGTTTTTCGTTAACGGAAGGTATTATTGAAAATGTGAGTGAAATCTATGGTATTGATATAGATTACAACGAAAAAGGTATTACACTTAATATTGAATTGGCAAGCAGACGGTTTATGTTACTTAAAGAGAGACGCCGTAGTTTAGCCGGCCGTACAGGATGTGGTATTTGTGGAACCGAACAACTTAATCAAATATATCAAACACTTAAAACATTACCATTTTCAAATCAAATTAAGTTAAATGATTTTCAATATAGTTTACCACTGTTAAAGCAAATACAAATCGTTGGAGAACAAACAGGATGCACACATGCAGCAGTTTGGTTAGATCTTAAGGGACAATTTATCGCTGGATTTGAAGATATTGGTCGCCATGTGGCACTCGATAAATTATTAGGCTTCCGTGCTAAACAAACACAACAACAAGGTGTTATTCTAGTTTCTAGTCGGGCGAGTTATGAAATGGTACAAAAAGCAGCTAAATGTGGTGTAGAATTCTTATTTGCCGTTTCAGCAGCTACTTCGTTAGCCATAACAACGGCCCAACAATGCCAATTGACATTAGTCGGTTTTTTTCGTGGAGATAGCGGTGTTATTTACTCTGGTCAACAACGAATAATAAGCTAA
- a CDS encoding AzlD domain-containing protein, with protein MQISIYSLLVILGCGLVTWLPRVIPFLLVRKVHIPQIITDFLSYIPLCILTALLVQSLTLYQKDTWPIMHTEYILAAIPTIISAIVTRNLMWVVIVGMAAMALIRSLI; from the coding sequence ATGCAAATAAGTATTTATAGCCTGCTAGTTATACTGGGCTGTGGACTTGTTACTTGGTTGCCAAGGGTTATTCCATTTTTATTAGTAAGAAAAGTTCACATTCCTCAAATTATCACTGATTTTTTATCCTATATACCCTTATGTATACTAACTGCATTATTAGTACAAAGTTTGACGTTATATCAAAAAGATACATGGCCAATAATGCACACTGAATATATTCTAGCCGCTATACCAACTATAATAAGCGCTATTGTCACTCGGAATTTAATGTGGGTTGTCATTGTCGGTATGGCAGCAATGGCATTAATAAGGTCATTGATCTGA